A genomic window from Cupriavidus metallidurans CH34 includes:
- a CDS encoding MCP four helix bundle domain-containing protein, which yields MKNILIGIKSRLIAGFALFALLLTGVGAFGYYGLSTLGERIEALYASNTTPLVRVASVRAHSLRIRMNLWRAQVEASPQATAQAEKDIAASRAAIEDAWARYYPDGITSPSERELATQINAALKQLLPENDKVLALLRAEDYVAAKEYQDANVAVQADRLNELIDKAINDNAAQAEAAVKESSGMTKTILVMAALLMAAGILLSLVIATLLTRGVTKPPDKALNNAADVSKGKLGQPIVVDTQDEIGRAIDALKLMDERLSATVEEGSRQAGDVGASMQEVISVINRMSDIIGEIAATSDKRSRGGEQIHVAINQIDAAAQHNAALVEEAAAASQSLQEQARRMKEDMMFFRLANGTGAVTVPRASVPKAVAPIVKKVAKTKVMNPSSQFALATLEGKSGHDDWQTF from the coding sequence ATGAAGAATATTCTTATCGGCATCAAATCCAGGCTTATAGCGGGGTTCGCATTGTTTGCATTACTGCTGACCGGCGTTGGCGCATTTGGCTATTACGGTCTGTCCACGCTTGGTGAGCGCATCGAGGCACTCTATGCGTCCAATACCACACCACTTGTTCGCGTGGCTTCGGTCAGGGCGCACTCCTTGCGCATACGTATGAATCTCTGGCGTGCACAGGTCGAAGCTTCGCCGCAAGCCACCGCACAGGCAGAGAAGGACATCGCCGCGTCACGCGCCGCCATCGAAGATGCTTGGGCGCGCTACTACCCGGACGGCATCACCTCGCCCAGCGAACGAGAACTTGCCACGCAGATCAATGCTGCACTGAAGCAACTCCTCCCGGAGAACGACAAGGTGCTGGCCCTGCTTCGTGCGGAAGACTATGTTGCGGCCAAGGAATATCAGGACGCCAACGTCGCCGTGCAAGCTGACCGCCTGAACGAGTTGATCGACAAGGCCATAAACGACAACGCCGCGCAGGCGGAAGCGGCCGTGAAGGAAAGCTCGGGCATGACGAAGACGATCCTGGTGATGGCCGCTTTGCTGATGGCCGCTGGCATCCTGTTGTCGCTGGTAATCGCCACCTTGCTGACGCGTGGGGTAACAAAGCCGCCCGACAAGGCATTGAATAATGCCGCCGATGTCTCCAAAGGAAAGCTCGGCCAGCCTATCGTCGTTGATACCCAGGACGAGATTGGTCGCGCTATTGACGCCTTGAAGTTGATGGATGAAAGGCTCTCCGCCACCGTGGAGGAAGGGTCGCGCCAGGCTGGCGACGTGGGCGCATCCATGCAGGAAGTCATCAGCGTGATCAACAGGATGTCGGACATTATTGGAGAGATCGCCGCCACGTCCGATAAGCGAAGCCGTGGGGGTGAACAAATACACGTCGCCATCAACCAGATTGACGCAGCCGCGCAGCACAACGCCGCGTTGGTCGAAGAGGCTGCGGCCGCCTCTCAGTCTCTTCAGGAACAGGCGCGGCGAATGAAGGAGGACATGATGTTCTTCCGTCTCGCGAACGGTACCGGCGCCGTCACCGTGCCTCGCGCCTCCGTGCCAAAAGCCGTTGCGCCCATCGTCAAGAAGGTTGCGAAAACCAAGGTGATGAACCCATCCAGCCAGTTTGCGCTGGCCACTCTGGAAGGCAAGTCAGGTCACGACGACTGGCAAACCTTCTGA